The sequence GTGCTGGTCATCCGGTCGACCAGCCGGGAGCGGTCGAGCGTCCCGCCGGCGTTGGCGACGGCGTTGAGGGCCAGGGCCTGCGGGAAGGACGTGCCGGTCGGGGTCAGCTCGCGTTCGAGGACCGCGCGGGTGGCGTAGTGGGCCAGGCCGACGACCTGGCCGTTGAGGGTGGGAGTGGTCGACATCGGTCGCTCCTTTGTTCGCTCCACGGCTTCGATACTCGGATCATATTGAGACGCAGTCTCAATTGGCAACAGGTTTCTAAGGGTGTCAGGTCTCTTTTCGGTCGGGATGCGGCTAGATTGCGGCCATGACCGCCGACTCCTCGACGTCCGACCGGGTCCTGCCGCTGCGGGAGCGCAAGAAGCTGCGAACCCGGCGGGCGCTCGCCGACGCCGCGCTGCGCATGTTCACCGAGCGGGGCTTCGAGGCCACCACGGTGGAGGAGCTGGTCGACGCGGTGGAGGTGTCCCGCAGCAGCTTCTTCCGGATCTTCCCGGCCAAGGAGGCCGCCGCCATCGAGGCGGAGGCGGAGCTCTGGTCGGCCTACCTGGCCGCCCTCGAGCGGCGCGCCCTGTCCGGCCTCGTGCTCACCCAGCTGAGCGGCCTGCTGGGCGAGGTGGTCACCGGGCTCGGGGCCGACTGGGCGGAGCGCTACGTCGCCACCCGGCGGCTCGTACTGACCTCGCCCGCCCTGCTGGCCTACGCCGCCCACTATCGCGCCGAGGTCGAGCAGCGGATCACCGACCGGCTGGCCGGCAAGCTCGCGCTGCCTCCCGGGGACCTCCGGCCCCAGGTCCTCGCCGAGGTCACCACCACCGCCTGGCGCCTGGCCGCCCGGGCCTGGGTGCACGGCGGCGGCCAGGGCGGGCTGCCGACCCTCGTCGAGCGGGTCGCGCACGCCTTCCGGGCCATCCCGGCGAGCCTGGAGCTTTCCGCGCCGGAACGACCCGCCGGCGCCGAACTATGATCGGACGGTGTCCGAATCCTCGCTCGCGGAAATGCTCCGCTCCCGTGGGCTGCGGCTGACGGCGCAGCGGCAGCTGGTGCTCCAGGCCGTGCTGGACCTGGGGCACGCCACGCCGGAGCAGGTGCACACGGCGGTCCGGGAGGTCGCCGCGGGCGTCAACATCACCACCATCTACCGGACCCTGGAGCTGCTGGAGCGGCTCGGGCTGGTGACCCACACCCACCTGTCGCACGGGTCGCCGACCTACCACGCGGCGGGTGAGCACCAGCACGTCCACCTGGTCTGCCGCGAGTGCGGGGCGATCGACGAGATGGATCCCGAGCTGCTCCGTCCCCTCGCCGACCAGCTCGTGGCCGAGCGCGGGTTCCGGGTCGACATCGGGCACGTGGCGCTCTTCGGCGTCTGCGGCCACTGCGAGGACGGGGAACCGAAATGATCGACATCGCGGGAGCGGTGGCCGTCGAGGCCATCGACGAGGCCAGTCGCGACCAGCCGGAGCCGGCGCACCGCGCCGCCGGGGTCCGGGGCGTCGCCGCGCACTACGGGGACCCGATGCGCGAGCAGCGGACCCTGGCCACCGGGGTCGGCCTGGTCGACCGGTCGCACCGCGGGGTGGTCGCGGTGCCCGGCGAGGAGCGGATCGGCTGGCTGCACACGCTGACCAGCCAGCACCTCAACGCGCTGAAGCCCTGGCAGGGCACCGAGCTGCTGGTGCTCAGCCCGCACGGGCACGTGGAGCAGCACGCGATGGTCGCCGACGACGGCGAGACCACCTGGCTCGACACCGAGCCGGGCGCCACCGAGGGGCTGCTGTCGTACCTGGAGAAGATGCGGTTCTTCAGCCGGGTCGAGCCGCGCGACGCCACCGCCGACCACGCGCTGCTCTCGCTGGTCGGTCCGGAGGCGGTCGCGGCCGTCGCGGCGCTCGGCGTCACCGGGCTGGGCGACCCCGACGTGGTCGCGGTGCCGGGTCCGAAGTTCCGCTCCGACGAACTGCCGTCCCGACCCACCGTCGTGTACGACGTGCGGCCGCTGCCCGTCGGCGGCTGGGCCCGCCGGGGCCCGCTCGGCGTGGACCTGCTGGTGCCCCGGCCCGCCATGGACCAGGTCGTGGCCGAGCTGCGCGGCAACGGGGTGCCGGTGGCCGGGCTGTGGGCGTACGAGGCGGTGCGGGCGGCCGCCCGGCTGCCCCGGGTGGGGGTGGACACCGACCACCGGACCATTCCCGCCGAGGTGGGTCTGATCGCCCCGGCGGTGCACCTGAACAAGGGCTGCTACCGGGGGCAGGAGACGGTGGCCCGGGTGCACAACCTGGGCAAGCCGCCCCGCCGGCTCGTACTGCTGCACCTGGACGGGGTGACCACCGACCAGCCGCCGGCCGCCGGCACGCCGGTGATCCTGGACGGCCGGCCGGTCGGCTTCGTCGGCACCGCCGTGCACCACTACGAGCTGGGGCAGGTCGCCCTCGCCGTGGTCAAGCGCAACGTCGGCGACGACGCCCGCCTGCTGGTGGGGGAGACCGCCGCGGCGATCGACCGGGAGTAAGGGTGCCGGGCCTGCGCCCGCATTGCAGGAAGTCTTCCTTCCCGCCGGGCGTGGTCCCGCCATTCTTCCGTCGTTCCCGGCTCCGGCCGTCGACCGGAGCCGGTCGGGGCGGCTAGGATCCCGGCATGAGTACAGGGACGTTGATCACGGTTGCCCCCACCGGCGCGGAGTCGGCCAAGGCGGAGGTGCCGGCGCTGCCGGTGACCCTCGACGAGCTGCTGCTGACCGCCAAGGAGTGCGAGGCGCTCGGCGCCGCCGTGATCCACGTCCACATCCGTGACGACGAGGCGCGGCCGACCCTGGACCAGGGCCGGCTGCGGGACACCGTGGCGGCGCTGCGGGAGAGCACCGACCTGATCGTGCAGGTCTCCTCCGGCGGCGCGGTGACCGACCCGGAGTCCGCCCGGCTCGCCGTGCTCGACGCCGGGCCGGACATGGCCTCCTGCACCATGGGCACGCTCAACTTCGGCGACGACGTCTTCCTCAACCGGTGGGAGTTCATCGTCGACCTGCATACCCGGATGCAGGAGCGCGGCATCGTCCCCGAGTACGAGATCTTCGACCTGGGCCACCTCACCGCCCTGCAGCGGCTGCTCGGCAAGTACGGGCTGCCGCACGGCGGCCACGTGCACGTCGACTTCGTGATGGGCGTGCCGGGCGGCATGCCGGGCACCACCCAGGCGCTGGTCGCCGCCCACCAGGCGCTGCGTGACCTGCCGGAGGGCACCACCTTCTCGGCCACCGGCATCGGGCGCAGCACCATCCCGGTGCTGCTGGCCTCGCTCTCGGCCGGCGGTCACCTGCGGGTCGGCATGGAGGACACGGTCACCTACGCGAAGGGCCAGCCGGTGGAGTCCAACATGCAGCTGGTCGCCCGGGCGGTCGGTTTCGCCCAGCTCGCCCAGCGTCCGCCGCTGACCACCGCCGAGGCCCGTACGCTGCTCGGCCTGTAAGGCCGGCCCCGCCGCCCACCCCTGTACGACCACCGCCGACGTCCCTGGTCACCCGGCTGCCGAGCCCTGCGGGGACGTCGGTACCGTCCACTCCGTGGGAAAGACGTACGAGGGCGGCGTGCCGCTCGCCGAGGTGGTCCGGTCCGGTTTCGTGGAGGGCGTGCACCGCGGCTCGGTGGTGGTGCTCGACGCCGGTGGCGCACCGGTGGCCGGGGCGGGGGACGTCACCTCGCCGATCTTCCCGCGCTCGGCGAGCAAGCCGATGCAGGCGATCGGGATGCTGCGCGCCGGCCTACCGCTGACCGACCCGGCCGACGTGGCGCTGGTCTCCGCCAGCCATGCCGGCGAGGAGTTCCACCTGGCCCGGGTGGAGGCGCTGCTGGCCCGGGCCGGGCTGGACGGCTCGGCCCTGCACTGCCCACCCGACCTGCCCGTCGGTGAGGCGGCCCGGGAGGCGGTGCTGCGCGCCGGCGGCGGGCCGACCCGGGTGCAGATGAACTGCTCCGGCAAGCACAGCGGGATGCTGCTGACCTGCGTGGCGGCCGGCTGGCCGCTGGACGGCTACTGGCGGCCGGAGCACCCCCTGCAGCAGCGGCTGACCGCCACCATCGAGGAGTTCACCGGCGAGGAGGTGGCGGCCGTCGGGGTGGACGGCTGCGGCGCGCCGGTGCTCGCCGTCTCGCTGACCGGGCTGGCCGGGGCGTACCTGCGGCTGGTCTCCGCCGAGCCGGGGTCGGTGGAGCGGACCGTGTCCGACGCGATGCGGGCGTACCCGGAGCTGGTCGGCGGGACCGGGGCCGAGGACACCCGGCTGATGCGGGGCGTACCCGGGGCGTTGGCCAAGGTGGGCGCGGAGGGCGTGATCGCCGCGGCCGTGCCCGGCGTGGGCGCGGTCGCCCTCAAGATCGATGACGGCGCCGGTCGGGCCCGGATGCCGGTGCTGGTCTCGGCGCTGCGCCGGCTCGGCGTCGACGCCCCGGTGCTGACCGAGTACGCCGAGCTGCCGCTGCTCGGCGGCGGCCTGCCGGTCGGGGTCGTGCGGGCCGCCTGGTAAAGCCGGTCCGTGCCCCGCCGCCTGACGGCGGGGTGCGCGTCGCGGCCCGGACCTTTGCTGAGGGACCCGCTGCGGCGTTCGCGCGGACCCGCCGTCCGGACAGCCCGCGGGCGGCCCGTGCGGCCGGGTCGGGCACGCTCAGCGCAGGAAGTCGCGCAGGGCGGCGTCGACCGCCTCGGGGCGCTCCAGCGGCAGCAGGTGGGCGGCGTCCGGCACGTCGGGCAGGCGCACCGCGCCGGGCACCTCGGCCGCGATCCGGTCGGCGAGCCGGGAGATGTCCGGGACGTCGGCCGCGCCGGCGGTGACCAGCACCGGCAGCCGCAGCTCACCGAGGCGCTCGATCGCCGGCGGGTCGAGGTCGTCGACCTCCACCGCGCTGAGCGCCTGCTCGGCGGCGAGCGCCCGCTGGTCCATCTCCTCGGCGAAGGCGACCAGGCCGGGGTCGACGTCCTCCGGGCGGCGGCCGGGGCCGACCACCCAGAACCGCACCTCGCCGGCGGCGCTCGCCGCGAAGTCCTCCGGGTCCACCTCGCCGACCAGCGTCTCCCAGAGCTGCTCGGCCTCCTCGGACCACTGGTTGCCGGCGACGGCCGAGCCGAAGAGCGCGAGGGCGGAGACCCGTTTCGGGTGCGCCAGCGCGGTGTCGATCGCCACCGCCCCGCCGAACGAGCAGCCCACCAGGGCGGCCCGGTCGATGCCCAGCGCGTCCAGCACCGCGACCACGTCGTCGTGGTGGGCGAAGGACGCCGGCGGCAGCTCCGAGTCGCCGTAGCCGCGCAGGTCCAGCGCGATCACCCGGTGCCGTTCGGCGAGAGCGGGCGCCAGGTGCCGCCACATCCGCCGGTCCGCGATGCCGGCGTGCAGCAGGAGCACGGGGCTGCCGCTGCCCAGGTCGTCGTAGGCGAGCCGGGCACCGTTGATGTCGATCATCGTCACGCGTGCAAGCTACGCAGCGAACATGGGGTTTGCAACCGCCTATTGTTACCTCGCTAACTGTGGCTAGCGTTTTGCTTGCTCTAGTTAGCACCGCGGACTAGCGTAGGGCCCATGGCCGCACCCAAGGATCTACCCGACGTCGGCGGATTCATCCGTGACCTGCGCCGGAACGCCAAGATCTCGCTGCGCCAGCTCGCCGAGCAGGCCGGGGTGAGCAACCCGTACCTGAGTCAGATCGAGCGCGGGCTGCGCAAGCCGAGCGCCGAGGTGCTCCAGCAGCTCGCCAGCGCGCTGCGGGTCTCCACCCCGGCGATGTACCTGCGCGCCGGGCTGCTCGACGACAAGGAGGGTCAGGGGGTGCTCGCGGCGATCGCGATCGACCCCGACCTGACGATGGCGCAGAAGCAGTCGCTGAGCCAGATCTACGAGACCTTCCGCCGGGAGAACGTCCGGCTCGCCGAGGCGACCGCCGCGGCCGGCCCGGAGACCACTCCGGCGGCGGAACCCAGCGCACCGGCCGTGCCGACCGAGGCGGCCGCCACCGCCACGCCGGCCGCGACCGGCCCCACCACCCCCGACGGCACCCCGACCGAGGCCGTCCTGGAATCGGTCGCCGTCACCGAGGCGGGCCCCGCGCCCGCCCCCGTCACCCCCGACAGCAAGGCCGCGGGAGCGGCCGAGGAGGAGAAGTCATGACCCAGCCGAAGACCAACCGCATCCCGGCTCCGCTCTACGCCGCCGCCGGCGCCGGCGAGTTGGCCTACCAGCAGCTCCGCAAGCTCCCGACCGTGGTGAGCGAGCTGGGCACCAAGGTCGTCGCCGACGGCACCAAGGTGGTCACCGAGATCGGCGGCAAGGCCGTCGTCACCGGCTTCGAGCTGCGCCAGAAGGCCACCGAGACCTTCAAGACCGCCAACCTGACGGCGACCGTGCGCGAGAAGGCCGTCCCGGCCGACCTCGACCTGGACAAGCTGCGCGAGGCCGCCACCCGCAACGCCGCCGCGCTGCTGGTCGGTGCGCAGGCCGCCCAGGAGCGCGCGCTGGCCGCGTACGGCGCGCTGATCGCCCGCGGCGAGCGCGTCGTCGGTGCCGGCGTGCTGGAGGCCGCCGACACCGTCAACGCCGACATCGAGGCGACCGACGCCACCCTCCCGGCCGAGGTGAAGGACGAGGTCGCGACGACCGCCACCGCCGCACCGGCCGAGGCGGAGATCCCCACCCCGGCCGAGGTCGCCGAGGTCGTCGAGGCCAAGCCGGCCACCGCGAAGACCACCCGGGCGCGGGCCGCCAAGCCGGCCGCCACCCCGTCGGCGAAGCTGCCGAAGGCCACCAAGCGGACCCGCCCGGCCGCCGAGTAACCGTCGCAAACCGGTACGACCCCGGAACCGTCCTGTGGGACGTTTCCGGGGTCGTCGGCATATGCTGGCCGGCATGGCCATCGCCGCGCCGATCTTCGTCTTCGATGTCGTCTTCGTGATCGACCGGATCCTGCTCGTGTTCGCGCTGATCGTGCAGGGTGTCGCCCTGGTGCACGCGATCACCCAGCGCGCCGACGCGTTTCCGGCGATCGGCACCCTGCCCAAGGGCGGCTGGATCGCCATCCTGGCGGTCTGTCTGGTGCTCACCCTGCTCGGCTTCGGCGCGCTCAGCATCTTCGGGCTGATCGGCATCGCGGCGGGCCTGATCTACCTGCTCGACGTCCGGGTCGGGCTGCGTGACCTGCACGACGGCAAAGGGTTCTGGTGAGAGGTTTCCGCTGGCCCCCGCCGCCCGACGGCGGACCCCGCACCTGGGGGCCCGGCCCGGGCGCGCCGCGTACCGGCCGACCGGCCCTGCCCGAGCCGGAGACCGAGCTGGTCACCACGCCGCACGGCGTACGGCTGGAGCGGCTGGTCACCGGCACCGGTGACCCGGCCACCGTCTTCGCGCACGGGCTCGGCAACGGCATCGCCACCACCCGCCCGTTCGGCAGCGCGGTCAACGGCCGCAAGATCTTCTTCCAGTTCCGCGGGCACGGGCGTTCCGACGCGCCGCCCGGCCCGTGGAGCTACCTGGACCTCGCCCGTGACCTGCGGGCCGTCGCCGACCTGGGCGGGGCCACCCGCGCCTTCGGGGCCAGCCTGGGCGCGGGTGCCCTCTGCCGGCTGCTGCTGGAAAGCCCCGACCGCTTCGAGAAGCTGGTCTTCTTCCTACCCGCGGTGCTCGACACCCCGCGCGGCCCGGTCGCCCGGCAACGGCTGACCGACCTGCTGGACGCGGTGGCCGACGGTGACGCCTCGGCCGTCGCCGACGTCGTCTCGCTGGAGGTGCCGACGGCGGTCCGCAACACCCCGGCCGGCTGGGCGTACCTGCGGCAGCGGCTCGACCAGCTGCTGCGCGACGGGCTCGCCCCCGGGCTGGCCGACCTGCCGGAGCAGGTCCCGCTGCGGGACGTCTCCGCACTCGCCGCGGTGACCGCCCCGGCGCTGGTGATCGGCTGTGCCGGCGACGACCTGCACCCGGCGCACGTCGCCGAGGAGCTGGCCGCCGCGCTGCCGCACGCCACCCTGCACCTCTACGACCGCCCGGGTTTCGCCTGGACCGAACGCGCCGACCTGCGGGAGCGGATCTCGACGTTCCTGAACGGGTAGCGTCTGCTGTCATGGGCGTCACACACCACGGCCGTACCCACCGTCTCGACCTCGCCGACCCCACCCTGCGGGAGTGGGAGTGCACGGTGCTCGCCGCGGACGAGCAGGGCATCGTGCTGGACCGGTCGGCGTTCTACCCGGGCGGCGGCGGCCAGCCGCCGGACCACGGCGTGCTGCTCTGGCAGGGCGTGCAGACCCGGATCGTCGGCACCCGCAAGGGCGACGACCTTTATTTGATTCCCGCCGAGGGCGACCCGGTGCCGCCGGTCGGCACCACGGTCACCGGCGCGGTGGCGGACGAGCGGCGGACCCGCCTGATGCGCACCCACTCCGGCCTGCACGTGCTCTGCGGCGTCGTGTTCCGCGACTTCGGCGCACTGGTCACCGGCGGCAACATGGAGCCGGGGGAGGCCAGGATGGACTTCAACCTGCCCGAGGTGCCGCCGGACTTCAAGACCCGGATCGAGGAGCTGGTCAATGCCGAGGTGGCCGCCGACCGGTCGGTCGCCGTGCGGGTGCTGCCCCGGGCCGAGGCGCTGGCCCTGCCGGACATCATCCGTACCCAGTCCAACCTGATCCCGCCGGACGAGCAGGAGGTCCGGATCGTCGACATCGTCGGGCTGGACGTGCAGGCCGACGGCGGCACCCACGTCGCCTCGACCGCCCAGATCGGCAAGGTTCAGGTGGTCAAGGTGGAGAGCAAGGGCCGCGCCAACCGCCGGGTCCGGGTCAGGTTGGTCGACTGAGGTCACCGTCACCGAGGTGTCCCCGGCACCGGTGGACCGGTGCCGGGGACGACGGGTCAGACGAGGTCGATCCGTTCCCGCTCGATCGGGTAGCCCGCGCGGGCGAAGATGGCGGCCATCGGGTGGTTGGTCTGGTCCGTGGCGGCCACGATCTCCGCCGCGCCGCCCTCGACCAGCAGGTGCGTCCCCTCGACCAGCAGGTCGTACGCGTAGCCGTGGCCGCGCTGCTCGGGGACCACGCCGACGAAGCCGATGATCGGATCGGTGTGGTTGCGGGCCGGCACGATGATGCCGACCAGCTCGCCGCTCGCGGTCCAGGCCAGTCGCCACCAGTCACGCGGGCTCGGCAGCCAGCGCAGCAGGTCCAGTTCCTCCCGGGCCGCCGCGTCCGGCCCGGAGGTGGCGGTGGTGTGGCGGTTGTGGGCGTCCAGGCTGCCCTCGCCGACGCGGCGGAGGACGTCGAGGATCACGGCGTCGTCCGGTTCGGGGCGGAACGTGAGCCGACCCGGCCGGTCGGGCAGCGCACACCCGGTGGTCCAGCGGTACCGGTACCGCTCGACCAGCACCGACATGCCGGCGGCCGTGGCGGCGTCGATCCGCGCCTGCGCCTGCGCCCGCACGGCGGGATCGTCGCGCCAGCCGGGTGGCAGCGAGAGCGAGTACTCCGCCCGCAGCGGTGCGGTCCGGAGCAGCTCCACCGCCGCGTCGGGGTCGGTGAAGTCGAGCCAGTCGAGAGCCAGCGGCTGGTCGTCGTCCGGCCCACCCCACCAGGCCGCGCGGGCCACGACGACGTCGTCGCGCAGGGCGACCCAGGTCCATTCGGGACGGTACTGGCCGGCTGCGGCCATGTCGAGGTAGCGCTCGCCGAACGCGGCACGGCCGACGAGAGCGGGGTCGGGCAGGGAGTCGAAGAATTTTTCCTCGCCCGCGGTGATCGGGCGGATGACCAGGTCGGTCATGGGATCCTTCCGGGTGGTGACGTGCTCCCGGTTCAGGACCTCGGCGTCCTCGCCGTCGGGTGGGAGCACATGGCAGTCGTGGTGGACATCGCGCTCACCTCCCTTTCGCTGATCGAGGACGCGGACGGCAGCTTAGCAGCGGGGCCGGCGCCCGGCCGAGCGGTTTTCGCCCGGGCAGCGAAGGGCCAGTGAGCGCTCAGCCGGCCGGCGGCAGGTGGGCGGCGCGCACGTCGAGCAGCCAACCCTCCACCGTCGCCTCGTCGGGCCGCTCCGGCAGCGGCGTACGGATCGTGTCGAAGTCCCGCTGCGCCGCGGCGACCAGCGCCTCCGCCTCGTCCAGCGCGCCGCCGGCCACCCGCTCGCCGAAGGCCCGGAACCACTCCGGGTCGGCGAGCCGGATCTCCAGCACGCCGGTCGCGTAGAGCACCCGGCCCTGGTGCAGCAGCCGGGCCAGGTGCCGGGCGTGCTTGGCCGAGCGCCGCCGCCCGCCGAGGGACGAGTCGCGGGTGGTGAGCTTGCGGAACTGCTGCGTGGCGTACCCGAGGTAGGCGTCGCGGACCCGGGGCGCGCTGAGGAACGCCGACCGGATCGCGATCAGCCGCTCGCCGAACTCCGTCCGGGTCTCGTAGCAGTCGCCGGGCAGCCACATCAGCTCGGTGGCGGTCGGGTTGCCGCTCAGCGCCAGCTTCGCGTACTTGCCGGCCTCGTGCAGGGTGACGTCCGGGTCGGTGGTGACCACCGACTCCCGGGGCGGGTGCAGGCCGTGGAAGGCCACCGTGGGCGCGGCGAAGACCCCGATCCGGTCGGTGTCCGAGCCGGGCCCGGCCAGCCCGTACGCGACCGAGCCGACGATCCCGGAGAGCAGCAGGTGCATGCCGGTGAGCATGACCCACGCCACCCCGTCCGCGAAACCGGACTTCGGCTGTCAGGTATCGGTGCCAGGCTCCACGGCATGACGACGACACCGCTGACAGGGAAGGTCGCGCTGGTCGCCGGGGCGACCCGGGGCGCCGGCCGGCAGATCGCCATCCAGCTCGGCGCGGCCGGGGCGACCGTCTACGCCACCGGCCGCAGCAGCCGCGCCGGCCGCTCGGAGATGGACCGGCCGGAGACCATCGAGGAGACCGCCGAGCTGGTCACCGCCGCCGGCGGCACCGGCATCGGGGTACGGGTCGACCACCTGGTGCCCGAGCAGGTCCGCGACCTGGTCGCCCGGATCGACGCCGAGCAGGGCCGGCTCGACGTGCTGGTCAACGACATCTGGGGCAGCGACCCGCTGATCACCTGGGAGAAGCCGGTCTGGGAGCAGCCGCTGGAGGCCGGTTTCCGCACGCTGCGGCTGGCGGTGGACACCCACATCATCACCAGCCACTACGCGCTGCCGCTGCTGATCCGCCGCCCGGCCGGCCTGGTGGTGGAGATCGGTGACGGCACCAAGGAGTACAACGACGCGAACTACCGGCTCTCGGTCTTCTACGACCTGGCCAAGGTCTCGGTCAACCGGCTCGCCTTCACCCAGGCCCACGAGCTGGAGCCGCACGGCTGCACGGCAGTCGCGCTCACCCCCGGCTGGCTGCGCTCCGAGGCGATGCTGGAGCACTTCGGCGTCACCGAGGCCACCTGGCGCGACGGCGCGGCCAAGGACCCGCACTTCGTCATGTCGGAGACGCCGGCCTTCGTCGGGCGCGCGGTGGCCGCCGTCGCCGCCGACCCGGAGCGGGCCCGCTGGAACGGCAGGTCCGTGGACAGCGGCGGGCTGGCCCAGGTGTACGGCTTCACCGACCTCGACGGCACCCGGCCGCACTGGGCGCGCTACTACGACGAGGTGGTGGCGGCGGGCAAGCCGGCCGACGACACCGGCTACCGCTGACCGACACCGTCCGACGCGCCGGCCTCCGGGTCACCCGCCGCCGGCGCGTCGGCGTACAGCGCGGCCGACCGGCGCGCCGCCGCGGCGAAGCGGGCCCGCAGCTCCGGCGGGTCGAGCACCTCCACCTCCGGCCCGAGCCCCAGCAGCACGTCGTACGCCACCTCGACGGACTCGACGGGCAGCCGGGTGACCCGCCACCCCTGCCCGTCCGGCTCGCCCGCGGCGGCCGTCGCCTCCTCGTACGCGAAGGGCGCCTCCGCCACCCAGCGCAGCGCGCGCAGGCCGGCGGGGCTCAACCGGACGGTGATCTCGTCGCGGAGCATGCCGCGCAGGAACGCCTCCGCCTGCTCCCGCCAGTGGCCGCCCAGGTCGAAGCCCTCGTCCCGGGCGAAGGTCTCCTCGCCCGCCTGGACGGCGACCACCCGGTCCACCCGGTAGGTGCGCATGGCGTCGCGGACCCGGGCGACCAGGTACCAGACCCCGCTCTTGAGCACCAGCCCGTACGGCTCGACCCGCCGGCCGACCTCGCGGTCGCCGCGCCGGTAGCGCAGCTCGACCACCCGGTCCCGCCAGACCGCCCGGGCCAGCTCGGCCAGCCACGGTGGCGGCGCGGACTCCCGGAACCAGCCCGGCACGTCCAGGTGGAACCGCTGCCCGGCGC comes from Micromonospora purpureochromogenes and encodes:
- a CDS encoding TetR family transcriptional regulator; this translates as MTADSSTSDRVLPLRERKKLRTRRALADAALRMFTERGFEATTVEELVDAVEVSRSSFFRIFPAKEAAAIEAEAELWSAYLAALERRALSGLVLTQLSGLLGEVVTGLGADWAERYVATRRLVLTSPALLAYAAHYRAEVEQRITDRLAGKLALPPGDLRPQVLAEVTTTAWRLAARAWVHGGGQGGLPTLVERVAHAFRAIPASLELSAPERPAGAEL
- a CDS encoding Fur family transcriptional regulator, producing MLRSRGLRLTAQRQLVLQAVLDLGHATPEQVHTAVREVAAGVNITTIYRTLELLERLGLVTHTHLSHGSPTYHAAGEHQHVHLVCRECGAIDEMDPELLRPLADQLVAERGFRVDIGHVALFGVCGHCEDGEPK
- the ygfZ gene encoding CAF17-like 4Fe-4S cluster assembly/insertion protein YgfZ; the encoded protein is MIDIAGAVAVEAIDEASRDQPEPAHRAAGVRGVAAHYGDPMREQRTLATGVGLVDRSHRGVVAVPGEERIGWLHTLTSQHLNALKPWQGTELLVLSPHGHVEQHAMVADDGETTWLDTEPGATEGLLSYLEKMRFFSRVEPRDATADHALLSLVGPEAVAAVAALGVTGLGDPDVVAVPGPKFRSDELPSRPTVVYDVRPLPVGGWARRGPLGVDLLVPRPAMDQVVAELRGNGVPVAGLWAYEAVRAAARLPRVGVDTDHRTIPAEVGLIAPAVHLNKGCYRGQETVARVHNLGKPPRRLVLLHLDGVTTDQPPAAGTPVILDGRPVGFVGTAVHHYELGQVALAVVKRNVGDDARLLVGETAAAIDRE
- a CDS encoding BKACE family enzyme gives rise to the protein MSTGTLITVAPTGAESAKAEVPALPVTLDELLLTAKECEALGAAVIHVHIRDDEARPTLDQGRLRDTVAALRESTDLIVQVSSGGAVTDPESARLAVLDAGPDMASCTMGTLNFGDDVFLNRWEFIVDLHTRMQERGIVPEYEIFDLGHLTALQRLLGKYGLPHGGHVHVDFVMGVPGGMPGTTQALVAAHQALRDLPEGTTFSATGIGRSTIPVLLASLSAGGHLRVGMEDTVTYAKGQPVESNMQLVARAVGFAQLAQRPPLTTAEARTLLGL
- a CDS encoding asparaginase; amino-acid sequence: MGKTYEGGVPLAEVVRSGFVEGVHRGSVVVLDAGGAPVAGAGDVTSPIFPRSASKPMQAIGMLRAGLPLTDPADVALVSASHAGEEFHLARVEALLARAGLDGSALHCPPDLPVGEAAREAVLRAGGGPTRVQMNCSGKHSGMLLTCVAAGWPLDGYWRPEHPLQQRLTATIEEFTGEEVAAVGVDGCGAPVLAVSLTGLAGAYLRLVSAEPGSVERTVSDAMRAYPELVGGTGAEDTRLMRGVPGALAKVGAEGVIAAAVPGVGAVALKIDDGAGRARMPVLVSALRRLGVDAPVLTEYAELPLLGGGLPVGVVRAAW
- a CDS encoding alpha/beta fold hydrolase, giving the protein MIDINGARLAYDDLGSGSPVLLLHAGIADRRMWRHLAPALAERHRVIALDLRGYGDSELPPASFAHHDDVVAVLDALGIDRAALVGCSFGGAVAIDTALAHPKRVSALALFGSAVAGNQWSEEAEQLWETLVGEVDPEDFAASAAGEVRFWVVGPGRRPEDVDPGLVAFAEEMDQRALAAEQALSAVEVDDLDPPAIERLGELRLPVLVTAGAADVPDISRLADRIAAEVPGAVRLPDVPDAAHLLPLERPEAVDAALRDFLR
- a CDS encoding helix-turn-helix domain-containing protein, with the protein product MAAPKDLPDVGGFIRDLRRNAKISLRQLAEQAGVSNPYLSQIERGLRKPSAEVLQQLASALRVSTPAMYLRAGLLDDKEGQGVLAAIAIDPDLTMAQKQSLSQIYETFRRENVRLAEATAAAGPETTPAAEPSAPAVPTEAAATATPAATGPTTPDGTPTEAVLESVAVTEAGPAPAPVTPDSKAAGAAEEEKS
- a CDS encoding DUF2516 family protein, with the translated sequence MAIAAPIFVFDVVFVIDRILLVFALIVQGVALVHAITQRADAFPAIGTLPKGGWIAILAVCLVLTLLGFGALSIFGLIGIAAGLIYLLDVRVGLRDLHDGKGFW
- a CDS encoding alpha/beta fold hydrolase — translated: MRGFRWPPPPDGGPRTWGPGPGAPRTGRPALPEPETELVTTPHGVRLERLVTGTGDPATVFAHGLGNGIATTRPFGSAVNGRKIFFQFRGHGRSDAPPGPWSYLDLARDLRAVADLGGATRAFGASLGAGALCRLLLESPDRFEKLVFFLPAVLDTPRGPVARQRLTDLLDAVADGDASAVADVVSLEVPTAVRNTPAGWAYLRQRLDQLLRDGLAPGLADLPEQVPLRDVSALAAVTAPALVIGCAGDDLHPAHVAEELAAALPHATLHLYDRPGFAWTERADLRERISTFLNG
- a CDS encoding alanyl-tRNA editing protein: MGVTHHGRTHRLDLADPTLREWECTVLAADEQGIVLDRSAFYPGGGGQPPDHGVLLWQGVQTRIVGTRKGDDLYLIPAEGDPVPPVGTTVTGAVADERRTRLMRTHSGLHVLCGVVFRDFGALVTGGNMEPGEARMDFNLPEVPPDFKTRIEELVNAEVAADRSVAVRVLPRAEALALPDIIRTQSNLIPPDEQEVRIVDIVGLDVQADGGTHVASTAQIGKVQVVKVESKGRANRRVRVRLVD
- a CDS encoding GNAT family N-acetyltransferase — encoded protein: MTDLVIRPITAGEEKFFDSLPDPALVGRAAFGERYLDMAAAGQYRPEWTWVALRDDVVVARAAWWGGPDDDQPLALDWLDFTDPDAAVELLRTAPLRAEYSLSLPPGWRDDPAVRAQAQARIDAATAAGMSVLVERYRYRWTTGCALPDRPGRLTFRPEPDDAVILDVLRRVGEGSLDAHNRHTTATSGPDAAAREELDLLRWLPSPRDWWRLAWTASGELVGIIVPARNHTDPIIGFVGVVPEQRGHGYAYDLLVEGTHLLVEGGAAEIVAATDQTNHPMAAIFARAGYPIERERIDLV
- a CDS encoding nucleotidyltransferase domain-containing protein, with amino-acid sequence MHLLLSGIVGSVAYGLAGPGSDTDRIGVFAAPTVAFHGLHPPRESVVTTDPDVTLHEAGKYAKLALSGNPTATELMWLPGDCYETRTEFGERLIAIRSAFLSAPRVRDAYLGYATQQFRKLTTRDSSLGGRRRSAKHARHLARLLHQGRVLYATGVLEIRLADPEWFRAFGERVAGGALDEAEALVAAAQRDFDTIRTPLPERPDEATVEGWLLDVRAAHLPPAG